ATATAATGAAATCTACGTCCCAAATTATGAGATTTCAAGTGTGGAGTGATGTTTATGAACCAGAAGCTGACCTTGGCTGAAAAAGTGTGGCGCGACCACGTTGTCCAAGAGGGCGATGCAGGTGCACCAGACCTTATCTATATTGACTTTCAACTTTTGCACGAAGTTACCAGCCCGCAGGCCTTTGATGGGCTGCGACTGCAAGGTCGCACTATGCGGCACCCAGAATTGCACCTGGCAACCGAGGACCACAACGTGCCGACGCTGGGGATTAAATCCGGCAACCTCTTAGAGATTAAGGATGAGGTATCGCGGACCCAAGTTTCCACCTTGCGCAAGAACTGCGAAGAATTTGGCGTGCGGTTGCACGCGATGGGCGATGAGCAGCAAGGCATCGTGCACACCGTGGGCCCACAGCTTGGCATTACCCAGCCTGGTATGACGATTGTGTGCGGCGATTCGCATACCTCTACCCACGGTGCATTCGGTTCCATCGCCATGGGCATTGGAACCTCAGAGGTAGAGCACGTCATGGCCACCCAGACGCTGTCCTTGAAGCCATTTAAGACGATGGCCATCGAAGTCACCGGGGAATTGCACGAAGGCGTTTCCGCCAAGGACCTCATCCTTGCCATTATCGCCAAGATCGGCACCGGCGGCGGCCAGGGCTACATCATCGAATACCGCGGTGAAACCATCCGCAAGATGTCCATGGAAGCCCGCATGACCATCTGCAATATGTCCATTGAGGCTGGCGCGCGTGCCGGTATGGTTGCCCCTGATGAGACGACGTTCGAGTACGTTAAAGGCCGCGAGTTCGCGCCTAAGGGCGCCGACTGGGATGCTGCGGTGGAGTACTGGAAGACGCTGCCTACTGACGATGGCGCCGAATTCGATCGCGTCGTAGAAATCGACGGCTCAGCGCTGACGCCGTTCGTGACCTGGGGAACGAACCCGGGCCAAGGCCTGCCGCTGGGCGAAACCGTACCGGATCCAGAAGACTTCGGCGATGACAATTCCAAGGCCACCGTGAAAAAGGCATTGGAGTACATGGACCTGCAACCAGGTACCCCACTGCGCGATATCAAGATCGATACCGTCTTCGTGGGATCGTGCACCAATGCGCGCATCGAGGACCTGCGCGCCGCCGCTGAGGTGGTCAAGGGCCGCACCATCGATTCCACTACGCGCATGATCGTGGTTCCTTCCTCCGCGGTGGTCAAGGCCGATGCGGAAAAGGAAGGCCTTGACCGGATTTTCCAAGACTTCGGCGCAGAGTGGCGCACGGCGGGATGCTCCATGTGTTTGGGCATGAACCCCGACCAACTGAAACCAGGGGAGCGCTCCGCATCCACGTCCAACCGCAACTTTGAAGGCCGGCAGGGCCCTGGCGGGCGAACCCACCTCGTTTCCCCACAGGTTGCTGCCGCTACCGCCGTCACCGGATACCTGTCCAGCCCGGCTGACCTGAAATAAGCACGCGAGAAAGGTTGAAATGATGGAGAAATTTATCACCCATACCGGCACCGGAGTCCCGCTGCGGGCGTCCAACGTGGATACGGACCAAATCATCCCCGCGCGCTACCTCAAATCGGTCAAGCGCATGGGCTTTGCGGAGGGGCTGTTTTCCAACTGGCGCTCCGATTCCACCTTCGTACTTAACCAGGAGCAGTTCAAGGACGGCTCCGTTCTCTTCGCCGGCCGCGACTTCGGCACCGGTTCCTCGCGCGAGCACGCAGTGTGGGCCTTGCGCGAATACGGTTTTAAGGCGGTCTTCTCTTCCCGTTTTGCGGATATCTTCCGCGGTAACTCGGGAAAGTCTGGTTTGCTTACCGGGTTGATGGAACAAGAAGACATCGAGCTTATTTGGAAGCAGCTGGAAGCGGGGGAAACCCAAGTCACGGTCGATCTGGAGGCGCGTACCGTTCAGGTTGGCGAAAACACCTACTCATTCGACATCGATGACTACACGCGCTGGCGCCTGATGGAAGGCCTTGATGACATCGGCATCACCCTGCGCGATGAAGAGGCGATCATCAGCTTCGAGAACTCCCGCGCCAGCTTTAAGCCCGCGGTTCACTCGGAATAGCGGCAGCACCGTAGCCGTGAAACGGGATTATCCACTATTGTCTGCGGTATGACTTCGCCTTATTCCGGTTCACGCGACCACGACGGATACAATCCCTATTCCCAGCAGCCCTATTCAAATGGGCAGCCGGGATATTCCGGCGAGCCGCCCGCCCCAGGCGGCATAGATACCGTCAGCATCATCGGCGATAGTTTCCGCTATTTCGGCCGCAATTGGGTGCCGTGGCTTTGTGCCCCGCTCGTGCAGATGGTCGTCCTTTTTGTCGCTTACGCCGTAATCGCCGTAGTCTTTGCCGCCGGTGGCGGATCTCTTTCCATCGAGGCGTCGACCGAGGGAGCCTTAGACGGTTCCCTTGGCGTACTGGGCGTGCTGTTACTTATTCTCGGGGTAATAGCCCTGTTAGTTATTTATCTGTGGGCAAACGCCATCTGGTACCAAGCCGCTACTAAGCAGGTCAACGGCCAGGACTTAACTTTCGGAGATTTCTTTACCTTTAAGGGCATGGGCGGCATCATGCTGGCATACCTCGTGACCAGCGTGGTCATCGGCATCGGCTTTGTCTTGCTCATAATCCCCGGACTTTTCGCCCTGTTCTTCTGGTGGTGGGTCCCAGCCGTCAAGGCAGCGCGCCCCGACCTATCCCTGGGATCCTGCTTCAAGCTTTCCGCGGATATCGCAAAGAGGAACATCGGCACCACCTTCCTGGTGGGCATCGTCCTCATCATCCTTTACATGGCGCTGGGCTCAACCGTGGTGGGCGTCGTCGTGCTGCCAGGGCTCATGGCCTTGGCCCCCACCCTCTTCGTGCGCCGCAACCTCGGCATGCACGGCTAGGGAGGCGGGGGCTCGCTCGCCTCAAGCCAGCTAGCGCCAAGCCAGCTAGCGCACCGGCAGGGGGCTGGGAAGATAATCTGCCCCGGTTAATTCACCATTATTGAAGGACAAGACCCACACCGAGGCCTTTTTAAACTTCAATTCCTCCTGTGGCTTCTTGAGGAATTGCGGCGCCAAATCCTCGATGATGCCGGGGATGGTCTGTCCCTGGCTGATAATGACCGGCACCCCGCCGTCTTCTACAACGCGGCGGAAAGCCTTCTTGGCAGCTTCTGGGTTCTTTTCCCACACCTCGTCGCCAAAGTCCTTATTAATGGCGATGTCCTTGCCCAGTTCATCGGCAAGCGGCGCGGCGGTTTGCTGGCACCGGTGCGGGCGAGCGGAATAGATCGCGGTGGGATGATAGGCCGCCAGCATGGGCACGAGCATTTCTGCTTGCCGACGCCCCTTCTTATCCAAAGGCCGCAGGTTGTCATCGCCCTCCCACTTTTTGCGGTCGTGGGCGTGGGCGTGGCGAACGTACAATAGGCGCGTTGTGGGGGCGAGCTGCAGCCGCTTTTGTGCCTTGGAGACGACGTCGTTGTCCACGTCATAGGACAAAAGCTGCTGTGCTTGGTCAATGGGCACCCAGCGCAGCTCATCGGTCTCATCATTGGGGGTATAGGTGCCGCTGAGGTAGAACGCCGCCCAGTAATAGACCACCTTGGTGCGCCCCTGCACGGGGTAGGTGACCTTGCCAATCAACTTGCCCAGGCGTACGTGGAAGCCGGTTTCCTCCTCAATTTCGCGCGCCGCGGTAGTGGGTAGGGATTCGCCTGGATCCACCTTTCCCTTGGGCAGGGACCAATCGTCGTAATGCGGGCGGTGGATGAGTGCGATCTCTGGGTTCGCGGGGTCGCCGCGCCAGACTACGGCACCGGCGGCAAGGGTAGTGCGGGGAAATTCCTTGGCTGGATCCACCGGAATATCCTGGTGCCGGCCGGAAATGAATTTTTCGGACTTTTTATCTTTATCGGTCTCGTGCATCTTCTTCGCGCTCGGCATAGCTTTTCGTGCCTTTCTTCGGTAAGTGAAAAATTGGCGTTAACCTGATCATCATTGTTCCACGGGGGAGATCCCTGCCGCATCCTTGCCACGCCCAGAGCGATAAATGCCTTAAGGTGGAACTAATAGGAAAAACGTTTGGAGGACGCCATGGTAAAAGTAGTGGTAATGGGTGCCGGTTCCTGGGGCACCACCCTGGCCAAGGTATTTGCGGACGCAGGAAATGATGTCACCCTGTGGGCCCGCCGGACCGAGTTGGCGGAAGCGATCAATGAAACGCATACCAACCCTGACTACCTGCCGGATGTCCACCTTCCGGCGGCACTGCGCGCCACGCACGATGAGGAAGAGGTGCTTTCCGGCGCGGATATCGTGGTCTTCGGTGTGCCATCGCAGTCCCTGCGCGCCAACGTGGAGCGCTGGGAACCCGTATTGCCCGAGGATTCCACGCTGGTCTCCATTTCTAAGGGCGTAGAAACCAGCACGCTCAAGCGCATGAGCGAAGTCATCGTGGATGCAGCGGGTGTGGATCCGCAGCGCGTGGCGGTTCTATCTGGGCCCAACCTAGCCAAAGAAGTAGCAGCGGGGCAGGTTACGGCCACGGTCATCGCCTGCACCGACGAAGAGCGCGCCAAGGCGGTACAGGCGGCCATCGCCGCGCCCTACTTGCGGCCCTATACAAATACCGATGTCATCGGCGCGGAGATCGGTGGCGCGTGCAAAAACGTCATCGCCTTGGCCTGCGGCATGGCCTCGGGTAAGGGCTTGGGCAATAACACCATGGCCACGATGATTACCCGCGGCCTGGCGGAAATTACGCGCCTGGGCACGGCCTTGGGGGCGGAGCCATTTACCTTTTCCGGCCTGGCGGGTTTGGGCGATTTGGTCGCCACGTGTAACTCCACGCTCTCGCGCAACAGGACCTTCGGTTACCGCCTTGGTCAAGGTGGCAGCCTAGAAGAAGCGAAGGCGGCCACCAATGGACAGGTGGCAGAAGGCGTGTTTTCCTCTGATTCCATCTTCCGCCTAGCCCAGCAGGCTGGGGTAGAGATGCCCATTACGGAAGCCGTCTACGGCGTGTGTCATCAGGGCATGGCTGTAGACGATATGATCATTGCCCTTATGGGTCGCTCCAAGAAGTCGGAGTAGCAGAAAGGTAAAATCATCGCCCATGACTGAAAAGACCCGCGTGGCCGTCCTTTACGGTGGCCGCAGTACCGAGCACTCCGTGTCCTGCGTATCCGCAGGCGCAATTATGAAGCACCTCGACCCGGAAAAATTCCAGGTGGTGCCCATCGGCATTACGCGCGAGGGCACGTGGACACCGGGCGATACCGAGGGCTTAGAAATCGTCGATGGCGTCATGCCTGAGGTCAAGCGCGGCACGGAATTGGCGCTTTCTGCGGATCCAACGCGCAAGGGCGAAATCCGCGCGATTAGTGACGGTTCGCTGTATGCCCAGGTTGACGTTATCTTTCCCATTCTCCATGGACCCTATGGTGAAGACGGCACTATGCAGGGGCTTTTCGAGCTCTCCGGAATCCCTTATGTGGGCCCCGGCGTATTGGCGTCCTCGGTGGGAATGGACAAGGAATTTACCAAGAAGATTCTATCCGCAGCGGGCCTGCCGGTGGCACCAGAGGTCATCGTGCAGGGTCGCACGGAATTGACCGTGGAAGAAAAAGAACGGCTTGGCCTGCCGGTCTTCGTCAAGCCTGCCCGCGGGGGCTCCTCAATTGGCGTCTCCAAGGTCAGCGACTGGGCGGATTTCCCAGAAGCCGTGCGCATTGCCTTGGAAGACGATGACAAGATTTTGGTCGAGCCAGAAATCGTCGGCCGCGAGGTAGAGGTCGGCGTCCTGCAATACCCAGATGGCGAGCTTATTGCCTCTGTGCCGGCGCTGCTTAAGGGCATCGATGACTCCGATGAAGGGTTTTATGGTTTTGAGACCAAATACCTAGATAACGTGGTCACGGCCCAAATTCCCGCGCCTTTCCCAGAAGAACTCACGGCGCAATTGCGCGATATGGCGATTCGGGCCTTTAAGGCGCTTAACTGCACCGGGCTGTCCCGCGTGGATTTCTTCGTTACCGAAGAGGGCCTGTACATCAACGAGGTCAATACCCTGCCGGGATTTACCCCGATTTCTATGTACCCGCAGGTGCTGGCGGCCTCTGGCGTGGATTACCCCTCGTTGCTTGAGGTGCTCATCGCCAGCGCAGAGGCCCGCACTGCGTAGGTCTGCGGCTTCCTTTTACCTTTCTGGGACGTGCTTCGCGGTGATATCGCTGAGCGCCACCAGTGCTGCCTGCGCGGAATCCTGCGGGGCGTGCAGCGCCAGGTAATTCTCGCGGCCGAGCGCAAACCAAGTTCCTGCGGTCGTGCCTTGGGCCAAGGTCGTATCCTCAAACCAGGCAATATCGTTGACCTGCTGGAGCTGCACGCCCGCCTCGTAATTTTCTGGCTGGGCGATGCCACAGCGCGCGACGATGTCCTCGTGCCCCTCAGAGCTCCACACGTAGGTGTCCTTATCGTCCACCTCGCGTCGGTGGTAGCCATCCGCAATCTCATCCGGTAGCGCCTTTTCTACCGCGGTACAGCGGTCATTTTCTGCCGCCTTTAGATCGCGCAAGGGTGCCGGGTGGGCCTCGGCCGGCTTGTTCTCCAGGGTGGCAACGGCCTCGTTGAGGTCTTGCGGCTTTTCATCATTAAAGGTCGTGACCGCCACGACGGGGAAGCGCTGGGTCGAATACCAGGTAGAGAGGTTAGAACCAGAGGTCGCATCCTTGACCTTGAACCACTGTTCACCATCGACGTCTTGCGTGGTGGAGTAATCGGTGTACTGGAAGGGCATGGCAACACCGCAGCGCGCCGTCACCTTTTCCTGGGAGTTAGCGGCCCAGGCGGCAACGCCGGCGGGGACGGGCTCTGCAATGTCGGCGCGCGGTTGGCCCATGGCTTCATCGGGAAGCGCATGCACGAAGTCCGTGCACGCCTGCGAATCGGCCTCAGGGGAATCCACTGGGGAGACCGCCACGGGGGCCTTGGCCGTGTTTGTGAATACGTATTTCGCGCCGAAAAGGACCGCTAAAACCATCACTATGGACAACCCAAGTGAAATGAAGATCGCGGTGCGGTTAAATTGGGATGTCATAGGGGTTCATTTTATCGAAAGGATGCCGGTGAACTTAAGTCAGACTCTCGCGGACGTGGGGGAGCAGGCGGTGATTCGAGAAATCACAGCTGCCGCTCCCAGCAGCCTGAATGGCGATGATGCTGCTGTGCTTTTCGCGGCGCCACCCAATTCGCGCACGGTGGCCTCTACCGATCTGATGGTAGATGGCCGACACTTCTTGCGGGAATGGTCCACTCCGCGCGAGATCGGTAAGAAGGCCATCCTGCGCAACTTCGCCGATATCGAGGCCATGGGCGCGCGCCCAGTGGCGGCCCTTTTAGCCATCGCCGCACCGGGGGATACGCCGGTGAGCTTTGTCAGGGGCGTAGCTAAGGGCATCGCCGAGCATTGCTCTTTCTACAACGCCGAGCTGGTGGGCGGGGATATTACGAAATCGGACCTGCTGGTTATCAACATCACCGCCATCGGCTTTTTGGGCGGCAGCAGGGAAGCGTTGACCCTTGATGCGGCGCGCGCGGGCCAGAAGGTCGTGGCCCACGGCGCGATTGGCCATGCGGCGGCGGGCTTGTCTTTGCTGCAGCGGTTTGGCCGCGATCTGCCGGCAGAGCATGCGGATTTGTACCCACTTATTGATGCCCACTGCGCCCCCTGGCTCAGCCCCGGCCGCGGCGTTATCGCCCGCGCCGCCGAGGTCACCGCAATGACCGATAATTCCGATGGCCTCATCCAAGACTGCGGAATCATGGCGCAGCGCTCCGGGGTGCACATCGATTTGGATGCCGATGCCATCCAGCCCGATCCACTCCTGCACGCCGCGGCCGCCGTCCTCGATTGCGATCCGTGGCAGTGGGTCCTTGCCGGCGGCGAGGACCATACCCTGATCGGAACCACCGCAAAGCAGGCGCCTTCGGGGTTCCGGGAAATCGGCACCGTCTCGCGCGGCAGCGGCGTTACGGTGGGTGGTAAACGACCCCGTTATACAGAAGGGTGGGCAGGATTTTAGATATGCACCCGACTTACCATCCCTCGTGGGAACCGGTTCTCGCGCCGGTGCTGGAGCAGCAGTGGCCACGGATATCTCAGGCGCTGGACAACCAGGATTACCTGCCGCCGGCAGAAGACGTGTGCAGGGCATTGCAGATGCCGCTTGATGATGTCCGCGTGCTCATCGTTGGCCAAGACCCCTATCCCACCCCGGGCCACGCGATGGGGATGGCCTTTTCCACCAAGCCAGGAGTTGAACCCCCGCGGTCCTTGGTCAATATTTACCGTGAGCTGTATGACGATGTGGGCGTTCGCGGGCGCGAGGACGGCGATCTGAGCGCCTGGGCCGACCAGGGGGTACTGCTTCTGAACAGGGTGCTGACCGTGGCGCCGGGGCAGGCGGGATCGCACCGGCGCATCGGCTGGGAAGAGGTGACCGAGGCCGCCATCCGCGCCCTCAACCGCACCCCGATGGTCGCGATTTTATGGGGCCGCGATGCCCAATCCTGCGAGCGCTTCCTTCCCGATGTGCCCTGCATTACCTCGCCGCACCCGTCGCCGCTTTCGGCCAGCCGGGGGTTCTTTGGTTCCCGCCCATTTTCCCGGGCAAACGCCCTTTTGCGGGACCAAGGCGCGCGGGAGATCGCGTGGGACTTGTAAACTATTGCGCATGTCATACCCCAGCACGCTGGACGCTCACGGATTGCGCAATTGGGCGCACCGCGCTGTAGGCGAGCTTTCTCATCGGCGCGCCGAAATCAATGCGCTCAACGTTTTTCCGGTGCCGGATTCTGATACCGGCTCGAATATGGCGCACACCATGGAAGCCGCCGTCGCCGAGGTGGAAAAGGGCGGAGGCGACGTTGCGGCCGCGCTTGCGATGGGGGCCGTGCGCGGGGCGCGGGGAAATTCCGGAATGGTCCTCTCGCAGGTCTTGCGCGGGGTCGCGGAGGCCACCGTGGATTCCACCATCGATGGCGCCATCTTTGCAGCTTCGCTTATGCATGCGGTAGAGCTCGTGGACCACGCGATTGCGGAACCGGTGGAAGGAACGGTTATTACCGTACTGCGATGCGCCGCAGAAACAGCGGAAAGCACCGCGCGGCAACCCGAATCTAGTTTTCACGGCGTCGTAGCGGAGACGATTTCCGCCGCCCAGAAAGCCCTTGCGGAAACGCCCTCGCAGCTGCCAGAACTGCGTGCAGCTGGGGTGGTAGATGCAGGCGGTGCCGGCCTGGTCATCCTTTTAGAAGCCCTCCTCGCAGAAATCGAGGGCACGACTAGCCACGCGCCCGAATCCATGCCGGAGGCCGTCACCGAACTTGAGGTGGTCTTCTTTTTCGAAGGCGATAGCGCAGCATTGAAGGAGAAGATTGCCCCCCTGGGCACGAGCTTGGTCATCGCGCAAGCAAGTGACGATAGCGCTTCGATCCACATCCATTCCACCCAAGCCGGCAAGGTCATCGAAACCGCCATTGCGGCAGGATCGGTCAGTAACCTGCACCTCGAGGCACTTCCGGAATCCTCGGCCCCGCGCGGAGACACTGGCGCCGGTCATACGCGCACCGTCTATGCCGCGGTGCCCGCCGGCCCCATGGCCGAGCTGGTGCAGTCCGCTGGGGTTACGGTGGTCGAACCAGGAGAAACCATCCACGCGCCGGGCGAGGACATCGTTTTATCCAGCGGGCTAGAAGAACACGCAACTGCAGCGCATACCGTGGACATTTCTTCCCTTGCGGCGGGGCTGGCCGCCATCTCCGTCTATGAACCGGATAATGCGGATACCGCCGCGGTCGTAGAATCCATGCGCGATGCTGCGCAGTCGATGCGGGTGGCGCACCCAACAGAAGAAACAGAGGCAGCCATCGCGCAGATGTGCCGCCAGCTGCTTGCCGCAGGCGGAGAACAGGTCACGGTCATTAGCCCACTCAAGATCTCGCAAGAAGCATTGGCGGCAGAGCTCGGCGTCGATGTGGTTGCCTTGCAGGTGCCGGATATTCCCACCGAGATTGGGGTGGAATAGCGATGCTTGGCTGGCAGGATGACCGCCCTTTGACCGATGTACTGGATAAAAAAGACGCTACCAAGATCACCAAGGCGCTGGGATATAAGACCTGCGGGGAACTCTTAGCGCACTATCCGCGCGATTACATTCGCCATAATCAAGACGTGGGGCTTGGCGATGCCGCCGAGGGCGATATCGTCACCATTACCGGAACCGTAACGGGAATAACGACCCGCGATACGGGCAAGACCACCATCATCAACGTCCAGCTCGATGGTCATATTATCGCCACGTTTTTTAATGCCATGTACGTCTTGCGCATGCTCCACCGTGGGCAGCGGGTTATGATGAGCGGAAAATTGAAATATTTCCGCCAGCAGCCCCAGCTACAACAGCCGGATTTCGTAGAAATCGATGCCTTCGGGCGCCCAGACGGGGAACTTGCCGCCTACCAGGCGCCTGCGGCGGGAAAGAAAAAGCCGCAGAAGGCGACCGGGTCCCTGCGCAACCTGTCCCAATTCGGCCGGCTCGATAAATTATTGCTCGAGCGGGAATGGATACCGGTATATCCCGCCACGGCAAAGATCACCTCGTGGTACCTCATGGGAGCCATCCACTACGTGCTCGCGCATACCCCCACCATCCGGGAGCCTTTGGACCAGCAGATGATTATCAGCCTGGATCAAGCGGTGCGTGAAATCCATGAGCCCGGCGCGGCTGGCCCGCAACGCGCGGTTCAGCGCCTCAAGTACAACGAGGCGCTTTCCATTGGGCTGGTCATGGCGCTGCGCCAGCGCGATGCGCATGCGCACACGGCGCCGGCGATGCCCGCTATTTTGGGCGGTTTCCGCGAAGAGTTATTGACCCATCTTCCCTTTGAACTCACGCAAGGCCAGCGCCGGGTCATTACTGAGATTGATGATGACCTGTCCGGTTCCT
The window above is part of the Corynebacterium accolens genome. Proteins encoded here:
- the leuC gene encoding 3-isopropylmalate dehydratase large subunit translates to MNQKLTLAEKVWRDHVVQEGDAGAPDLIYIDFQLLHEVTSPQAFDGLRLQGRTMRHPELHLATEDHNVPTLGIKSGNLLEIKDEVSRTQVSTLRKNCEEFGVRLHAMGDEQQGIVHTVGPQLGITQPGMTIVCGDSHTSTHGAFGSIAMGIGTSEVEHVMATQTLSLKPFKTMAIEVTGELHEGVSAKDLILAIIAKIGTGGGQGYIIEYRGETIRKMSMEARMTICNMSIEAGARAGMVAPDETTFEYVKGREFAPKGADWDAAVEYWKTLPTDDGAEFDRVVEIDGSALTPFVTWGTNPGQGLPLGETVPDPEDFGDDNSKATVKKALEYMDLQPGTPLRDIKIDTVFVGSCTNARIEDLRAAAEVVKGRTIDSTTRMIVVPSSAVVKADAEKEGLDRIFQDFGAEWRTAGCSMCLGMNPDQLKPGERSASTSNRNFEGRQGPGGRTHLVSPQVAAATAVTGYLSSPADLK
- the leuD gene encoding 3-isopropylmalate dehydratase small subunit encodes the protein MEKFITHTGTGVPLRASNVDTDQIIPARYLKSVKRMGFAEGLFSNWRSDSTFVLNQEQFKDGSVLFAGRDFGTGSSREHAVWALREYGFKAVFSSRFADIFRGNSGKSGLLTGLMEQEDIELIWKQLEAGETQVTVDLEARTVQVGENTYSFDIDDYTRWRLMEGLDDIGITLRDEEAIISFENSRASFKPAVHSE
- a CDS encoding NUDIX hydrolase — protein: MPSAKKMHETDKDKKSEKFISGRHQDIPVDPAKEFPRTTLAAGAVVWRGDPANPEIALIHRPHYDDWSLPKGKVDPGESLPTTAAREIEEETGFHVRLGKLIGKVTYPVQGRTKVVYYWAAFYLSGTYTPNDETDELRWVPIDQAQQLLSYDVDNDVVSKAQKRLQLAPTTRLLYVRHAHAHDRKKWEGDDNLRPLDKKGRRQAEMLVPMLAAYHPTAIYSARPHRCQQTAAPLADELGKDIAINKDFGDEVWEKNPEAAKKAFRRVVEDGGVPVIISQGQTIPGIIEDLAPQFLKKPQEELKFKKASVWVLSFNNGELTGADYLPSPLPVR
- a CDS encoding NAD(P)H-dependent glycerol-3-phosphate dehydrogenase; this translates as MVKVVVMGAGSWGTTLAKVFADAGNDVTLWARRTELAEAINETHTNPDYLPDVHLPAALRATHDEEEVLSGADIVVFGVPSQSLRANVERWEPVLPEDSTLVSISKGVETSTLKRMSEVIVDAAGVDPQRVAVLSGPNLAKEVAAGQVTATVIACTDEERAKAVQAAIAAPYLRPYTNTDVIGAEIGGACKNVIALACGMASGKGLGNNTMATMITRGLAEITRLGTALGAEPFTFSGLAGLGDLVATCNSTLSRNRTFGYRLGQGGSLEEAKAATNGQVAEGVFSSDSIFRLAQQAGVEMPITEAVYGVCHQGMAVDDMIIALMGRSKKSE
- a CDS encoding D-alanine--D-alanine ligase family protein, yielding MTEKTRVAVLYGGRSTEHSVSCVSAGAIMKHLDPEKFQVVPIGITREGTWTPGDTEGLEIVDGVMPEVKRGTELALSADPTRKGEIRAISDGSLYAQVDVIFPILHGPYGEDGTMQGLFELSGIPYVGPGVLASSVGMDKEFTKKILSAAGLPVAPEVIVQGRTELTVEEKERLGLPVFVKPARGGSSIGVSKVSDWADFPEAVRIALEDDDKILVEPEIVGREVEVGVLQYPDGELIASVPALLKGIDDSDEGFYGFETKYLDNVVTAQIPAPFPEELTAQLRDMAIRAFKALNCTGLSRVDFFVTEEGLYINEVNTLPGFTPISMYPQVLAASGVDYPSLLEVLIASAEARTA
- a CDS encoding DUF3515 domain-containing protein, whose product is MTSQFNRTAIFISLGLSIVMVLAVLFGAKYVFTNTAKAPVAVSPVDSPEADSQACTDFVHALPDEAMGQPRADIAEPVPAGVAAWAANSQEKVTARCGVAMPFQYTDYSTTQDVDGEQWFKVKDATSGSNLSTWYSTQRFPVVAVTTFNDEKPQDLNEAVATLENKPAEAHPAPLRDLKAAENDRCTAVEKALPDEIADGYHRREVDDKDTYVWSSEGHEDIVARCGIAQPENYEAGVQLQQVNDIAWFEDTTLAQGTTAGTWFALGRENYLALHAPQDSAQAALVALSDITAKHVPER
- a CDS encoding thiamine-phosphate kinase — protein: MDNPSEMKIAVRLNWDVIGVHFIERMPVNLSQTLADVGEQAVIREITAAAPSSLNGDDAAVLFAAPPNSRTVASTDLMVDGRHFLREWSTPREIGKKAILRNFADIEAMGARPVAALLAIAAPGDTPVSFVRGVAKGIAEHCSFYNAELVGGDITKSDLLVINITAIGFLGGSREALTLDAARAGQKVVAHGAIGHAAAGLSLLQRFGRDLPAEHADLYPLIDAHCAPWLSPGRGVIARAAEVTAMTDNSDGLIQDCGIMAQRSGVHIDLDADAIQPDPLLHAAAAVLDCDPWQWVLAGGEDHTLIGTTAKQAPSGFREIGTVSRGSGVTVGGKRPRYTEGWAGF
- a CDS encoding uracil-DNA glycosylase, whose product is MHPTYHPSWEPVLAPVLEQQWPRISQALDNQDYLPPAEDVCRALQMPLDDVRVLIVGQDPYPTPGHAMGMAFSTKPGVEPPRSLVNIYRELYDDVGVRGREDGDLSAWADQGVLLLNRVLTVAPGQAGSHRRIGWEEVTEAAIRALNRTPMVAILWGRDAQSCERFLPDVPCITSPHPSPLSASRGFFGSRPFSRANALLRDQGAREIAWDL
- a CDS encoding DAK2 domain-containing protein → MSYPSTLDAHGLRNWAHRAVGELSHRRAEINALNVFPVPDSDTGSNMAHTMEAAVAEVEKGGGDVAAALAMGAVRGARGNSGMVLSQVLRGVAEATVDSTIDGAIFAASLMHAVELVDHAIAEPVEGTVITVLRCAAETAESTARQPESSFHGVVAETISAAQKALAETPSQLPELRAAGVVDAGGAGLVILLEALLAEIEGTTSHAPESMPEAVTELEVVFFFEGDSAALKEKIAPLGTSLVIAQASDDSASIHIHSTQAGKVIETAIAAGSVSNLHLEALPESSAPRGDTGAGHTRTVYAAVPAGPMAELVQSAGVTVVEPGETIHAPGEDIVLSSGLEEHATAAHTVDISSLAAGLAAISVYEPDNADTAAVVESMRDAAQSMRVAHPTEETEAAIAQMCRQLLAAGGEQVTVISPLKISQEALAAELGVDVVALQVPDIPTEIGVE